In a genomic window of Phycodurus eques isolate BA_2022a chromosome 2, UOR_Pequ_1.1, whole genome shotgun sequence:
- the LOC133395262 gene encoding LOW QUALITY PROTEIN: chymotrypsin A-like (The sequence of the model RefSeq protein was modified relative to this genomic sequence to represent the inferred CDS: substituted 1 base at 1 genomic stop codon), with product MGFLWILSCLGFVGAAYGCGSPTIAPVITGYSRIVNGEEAVPHSWPWQVSLQDYTGFHFCGGSLINENWVVTAAHXNVRTSHRVVLGEHDRSSGAEDTQVVRVGKVFKHPRYNGYTINNDILLIKLADPAQMNMRVSPVCVAQAGDDFPGGVKCITSGWGLTRHNAPDTPALLQQASLPLLTNEQCRRYWGNKISNLMICAGASGASSCMGDSGGPLVCQKAGAWTLAGIVSWGSGTCTPTMPGVYARVTELRAWMDQILASN from the exons ATGGGCTTCCTGTGGATCCTGTCGTGCCTCGGCTTTGTCGGCGCCGCTTACG GTTGCGGCTCTCCCACCATCGCTCCCGTGATCACGGGATACTCTCGTATCGTCAACGGCGAGGAGGCGGTGCCTCACTCGTGGCCCTGGCAGGTGTCGCTCCAG gACTACACGGGCTTCCACTTCTGCGGCGGCTCCCTCATCAACGAGAACTGGGTGGTCACGGCCGCGCACTGAAATGTCAG GACTTCCCACCGCGTGGTTCTGGGTGAGCACGACCGCTCGTCCGGTGCCGAGGACACCCAGGTCGTGAGGGTGGGCAAG GTGTTCAAGCACCCCCGCTACAACGGCTACACCATCAACAACGACATCCTCCTCATCAAGCTGGCCGACCCCGCCCAGATGAACATGCGCGTGTCGCCCGTCTGCGTGGCCCAAGCCGGCGACGACTTCCCCGGCGGCGTGAAGTGCATCACCTCCGGCTGGGGGCTGACCCGACACAACG CCCCCGACACGCCGGCCCTCCTCCAGCAGGCCTCCCTGCCGCTGCTGACCAATGAGCAGTGCCGGAGATACTGGGGCAACAAGATCAGCAACCTGATGATCTGCGCCGGAGCCTCCGGAGCTTCGTCCTGCAT GGGGGACTCTGGCGGCCCCCTGGTCTGCCAGAAGGCGGGCGCCTGGACCCTGGCGGGCATCGTGTCCTGGGGCAGCGGAACGTGCACGCCCACCATGCCCGGCGTCTACGCCCGCGTCACCGAGCTCCGCGCCTGGATGGACCAGATCCTCGCCTCCAACTGA